In the Sandaracinus amylolyticus genome, TCTTCCTGCGCGACACGCGCAGCGGCGCGATCCTGTTCGCGGGGCGCGTGGTCGATCCGCGCTAGCGCAGGTGCTCGTCGATGTAGGCGAGCGCCATGGCGCGATCGGGGTGCGACTCGAGCGCGCGGACGAGATCGACGAGACGATCGTGGAGCGCATCACCGAGGCGCGCGCGCAGGTCCTCTGCGAGGCGCGCCTCGTTGCGCGCGGTCAGCGCGGCGCGACGCGCGGCGGGATCCCAGAGCGCGTCGAGCTTGGTGCGCAGATCGCTCGACGCGATGCGCGACCACTCGCCGGGATCGAACCACACGCCGCGGCACGCGCTGCAGCGCTCGAGGTAGAACGCGGCGCCCTCGTCGTCGTCGATGCGGGCGCGCAGCAGGATGCCGTGACCGTCGGGGCAGAGCCCGGTGCGCCCGTCGTTCGGCGCGCGCGTCGCGGGATCGCCGGAGCCGCCGAGCGAATCGGGCAACGAGGCGAGCGCGCCCTCGCGCGCCCATAGGCCGCCACAGCGGGCACAACCGAGCGCGGCGTGATGGGTGGCGACCAGGGCGAGCGAGCACTTCGGACAACGCGGCATGACGCGCATCGTACACGCGGGAGTCGACGGCCGAGCAGGGAGCACGCTCAGGGCGGATCCCACCCGTCGCGTGTGTCCCAGCCCATGCAATAGCGCGCGTTGATCTCACCGAGCGTGCGCACCGCGATCGCGCCGCTCGACGTGCGCCACAGGTACGAGTCCACGCCGAACGGGCCGTGATAACGCGCGCCCGAGAGCGCGCGTCCCACGCGCTCCGCGGTGTCGATCAGCGCGTTCTCGATCTCGCTCGGCAGATCGCGCGCGAGCTCGCAGCCCACCCACGCGCGATCCTGCACTCGTTGCTCGCGGATCGACCGCACCTCGACGCGGCCGCGTGCGACCCAGGCGTGCACCGAGAGCTCGCGCGTGATCTCGACCCGCGGCTCCACGTAGAGCGCGCCGCGCCGCAGCGACGCGACGATCCACGCACGATCCGCGTCCGAGATCGCG is a window encoding:
- a CDS encoding zf-TFIIB domain-containing protein, which codes for MPRCPKCSLALVATHHAALGCARCGGLWAREGALASLPDSLGGSGDPATRAPNDGRTGLCPDGHGILLRARIDDDEGAAFYLERCSACRGVWFDPGEWSRIASSDLRTKLDALWDPAARRAALTARNEARLAEDLRARLGDALHDRLVDLVRALESHPDRAMALAYIDEHLR